In Setaria italica strain Yugu1 chromosome IX, Setaria_italica_v2.0, whole genome shotgun sequence, the genomic stretch CGATTCAAGCCGCGTCTCCGGCCTCATTGCAGAACAGTTGTAGTCGATCCCCCTTGGGTATCAGATCTTGCAGGAATGGATCAGAAGACTAAGGGGATGCTAGAGTGCAAGGAAGATTACTGATTTTGGAGGAGGAAAATGCTGAGAATTACGATAGAAAACGAAAGGGAACCGAAGAACATGAGCAATTAAAGAATCAAAGAAGAGATAAATAGCAATCGGGAAAATAAATAATGAAATATGGGGAGGCAGAGAAAGAGGTAGAGAGTGTGGGTGGTTGTTGAGTGCAGTGCAGACTGCAGACATACAACCAGACAAGGGTGGAGAgagctctgctgctgctgcttgcttttGCTTTTATTTATATTATGCCACACGAAATAAAAAGTTCataatttttccaaaaaaaataaaacgttcataattttccaaaaaaaaataaaacgttCATGTCACGGGGGTTACTACTCTCCCATTTTGGCTAGCAAGGCTGAATAGGCTGATGAATAGATTGTTGAAGAGGAAAACAAGAGAGATTCTttagtttgaaaaaaaaactagagagATTCATTATTTATATAACAGAAGATTGTACATAAACACAAGCAGAAATGGGCATGAACAAGTAGAAAGGTGGAAAAGAGGATACGTCAGCCTTTTTCGCTTAGTTGGTGGCTGCAGCAGATTAGACGAGAGAGGGGCACGCAGCAGATTCGTTTCTAAGGGATCATGACGTCTCAATTTCATTTGGAAAGTGAAAGCTGTGCTTGTAACTTCGAAtcatctttatattttttttccaaaaaaaatgagAGCAAATATATATAAAACGCACAAACCTACCACCGTGCATCATATCAAAATGGGACTGTCTACACAGTAGTATATCAATATAAATTGACTTAATTTTTAATAATAATTGTGTGGGTGTGTGCATGTAGCAGCACAATTAGGGAAAGCTTATTAGAAAAACTGAGGTCCATGGTGTTTCGTTCGTTGCGCTGCCAACATCACAGTCTGTGACATACACAAGGCCATCTTGATTAGGTCGGCCTTTTATTTGTCATCTGGAGTATTGTGTAGGGACATTCctggttgttttgttttgtaCCTAGAAAGCAGAGAACAAAAGGAAACATAAACTAAATAACCTTACATTTATATATCAAGTAATTACCAGAATACTCCCGACAATTTGGaacattttaacttttttttgttaggtttatctagatatagtgtatctatgaatctagaaaagtcataGTGACCTAcgatttggaacggagggagcagatGATACGGTAACACCTACAGCTACTATATATTATGCTTTGTTTCCGATCCAGTGACTGTGTGTAACTACGCCTGCAATATACGTACATTTTTTAGTATGTTATGAACATGTATCTGGGATGGATGATGAGGTGGTTGACAAATATTAGGTTGGTTGGTACTTAGTCTTTGTAGGGGTGGCATGTGCATTCTATTCTATATATGCGCATCTCTTTTGATTGATTGAGGGAGTACGTAGTACCTGCTGCATCCATCATCTCCTCCCAACCTCCTCATCGATCAAGCTGTTATAGTCGCAGTTTGTTGTTTAAGTGATATTACTATATACCATAAAAATACATGTAAATTGTAATAGTGTAGAATGATGCAGctgcatactccctccgtcctaattttggcttttctaaatatattgATTTTGttattttagaaaagacaagacGTCCTGCTGCAATTTGCAATGGATGCTATCGTCAATGTGTAGCAATAACAAGCTAGTACTGGTGGCCAGCAGTTTTGTACATACACAGCCGAGCACGGTCTTCCTTATatgaaataattttttaaaaaaaaaaatagacacacacacacacacacgagaAGCACAAGCACACCCGAGGGTGCAGCTCCACCGTTGCCGTCCCGTCTGTTTTAGTTTGTGGCTGCATGCATAACATGCCGTACagttattattttctttttagtttGTGGCTGCATGCATCGAGTCTGCATGTATATAAAGCAGGGGAGATGGATGCCATAGGGCGtcgtccttctcctcctccgatcTTGTCAACGTcgtcatctctctctctctctccgcgcgcGTACCTGCAAGAAGCAAGTGCGTGAGGCCGcgtggagagagaagagaagagaataAGCTAGCATCAGATCGTCGGAGATGGCGACCAagacaccggcggcggcggcggcgctgctgctgtggTTGGTTGTGGTGGCGTCGTCCCCGCGGGCGGCGCTGGGCAACTGCCGCGACGAGTGCGAAGCCGCCTGCATTGGATGGCCCATCGTCTGCAAGCTCTCCTGCGCCAGCGCATGCATGGGACAAGCCGGTCAGTAGTATTGTTCAGTGAATGGAGATGAACATTCGATCTATTTCAAAAACAATGAACTTTATATATGATCAGGGATTGCaacaatgagcacgacggcgtcggcggcggcggcaccaccaAAGCACCCAGCAGCATCCGCACCAGCACCTTCACCTTCAGGTGGCGGCGTGTTGGTGCTCAGGAAGGGCCTCAAGGCATCATCAGCAAACTAAAccaccaccttcttcttctacttACTAACTGGAGTAAATAGATAAGAGTACATGATATGAATATGATGATGGCCCGCCCATCACTTTCCTTTCCTGCTGCTGTGTGCCCAGGCCGGCCCATTTATCCTATCAATTATATTCTCATGAGAAATGAAATTCTGTATTCATTGTCCTTCTCTGCTACATACAGTTACACCAGCACAGTAGCACAAATTATAGCCTATCAGCCCAATATAATCATTCATGTACAGCCCTCAAAACTCAAAAGTGTATAGCTAATCAAGTCACCAAAGGAATGAACAGGCGCTATGTAACACAAGTAAACTGATCATCATAAGTACATTTTATAATTATTAGGAGGACTAGATAGACGACTAGTGAGTGtataatcaatcaatcaatccatCCATCACCTTTAGTTTCTAGCTACTTCCAGAGCTTCACGTATCTGTCATGACTGGCAGAGGCAATCATCCCCGTGAACGGGGAGTGTGCCAGAGCAGCTACCAGCCCCTCGTGCGCCTGGATTGGGTTCCTCTGGTTATCCGATAAGCTCCATAGCTCCAGCGTCTGCATGCAGATCAAACAATCAGCGCACGCATCGTCTGCTGGCATGGCATGTCGTTACAGGCAGCATTTCATTTACCTGATAACCACCAACAATCAACACTTTTGGGTATCTCGGGTGGAACACGCATGACTGATATTGGTTCCCATGAGATCTTAGCTGATGAATGCACGCTCCTGACGATACTGACCACACTTTCACAGTGTCTTGACTTACAGAAGCCAGATATTCACCACTTTCATCCCAGCACACACAGTTTACCTCACTGTTGTGACCCTAAATCAGATTATAGAAAAAGGAACACTCAGCTACTTTTGCATTGCAAATTCTGCATAACGTTAACCATCTCAGACATATTGATTACCTTTGCTGGAGAGGGTAAGTTTGCCTGCTTTTCAACATCAAAAATGTTCACCATGCTTCCACCTGCCACAGCTAGGAGCTGCCCACTTCGTGGCTGAAA encodes the following:
- the LOC101785078 gene encoding uncharacterized protein LOC101785078 — encoded protein: MATKTPAAAAALLLWLVVVASSPRAALGNCRDECEAACIGWPIVCKLSCASACMGQAGIATMSTTASAAAAPPKHPAASAPAPSPSGGGVLVLRKGLKASSAN